Sequence from the Sulfuricurvum sp. IAE1 genome:
GAAAAAATCCCACCTGCGCGGAGTCAAGGCGGGACACCTGAGCTATCTTGGGGACGCCGATATCGATGAGGGGACCAACATCGGCGCGGGGACGATCACCTGTAACTATGACGGGATGAAAAAGTACCGCACGATCATCGGGAAAAACGTTTTCGTCGGCAGCGACACCCAGCTCGTCGCCCCCGTCGAAATCAGCGACAACGTGATGATCGCCGCCGGTACCACCGTAACGGCGGGCAAATACGAAAGCGGAATTCTGCTCCTCAGCCGTACCCCGGTCCGCAAAGTCGCCGGGTTCTTCGCCAAATTTTTCGGTAAAGGGAAAGAATGCTGATCCCCTCCACCCTTCTCGCGGGCAAAAAGATCCTTTTGGGGGTGACCGGCTCGATCGCGGCGTACAAATCCCTGGAACTCGTACGCCTCTACACGAAAGCGGGAGCCGACGTCCGCGTCGTCATGAGCCCCGCCGCCCAAAAATTCGTCCAGCCGCTGAGTTTCGAAGCGCTCAGCCGCAACGGCGTCCTCGACGACACGAACGAATCGTGGGCGGACGATTTCAACCACATCAAAATTTCGCAGTGGGCGGACGTGATGGTCATCGTCCCCGCCACCGCCAACACGATCGCCAAACTCGCCAACGGTATTGCCGACACCATCCTCACCCAGTGCGCGCTGGCGTTCGCCGGGCCCAAAGTGCTAGCCCCTTCAGCGAACACCAACATGATCCAAAACCCGATGATCCAGGGATCGCTCAAAATGCTCGCGATGGCCGACTACGAAATCGTCTCCACCCAGACCAAGGAGCTCGCCTGCCAGACGACGGGAGACGGGGCGATGGCCGAACCGCTCGACATCTTTTTCGAGACGGCAAGGCTGCTGCTCAAAGACCCTTTCTGGGAAGACCGGCGCGTCGTGGTCACCGGCGGAGGGACGAGAGAAAAGATCGACGAAGTGCGTTACGTCTCCAATTTTTCTTCGGGAAAAATGGCCAAAGCGATCGCCCTTTCACTCTACCTCAAAGGCTCGGATGTCTGCTACATCACGACCAAAGGGAGCGAAGGGCTCCCCAAAGCGATCTATACCATCGACGTCGACGATGCGGCCGAAATGCTGGAGTATACCCGCGATGCGATCCGTGTCGCCAAAAAAGGGAAGCTGAGCAAACCTTCGCTCACGAGCACCGAAGCGATAGGGCTCATTCAAAAACGCCCCTATCTGTTCATGGTCGCGGCGGTCGCCGATTTCACCCCCAGATTTCCGCAGCGAGGAAAGCTCAAAAAATCGGCGCTCGGAGAAAACTGGCAAGTCGAACTCACCCGTACTTCCGACATTCTCAGTACCCTTGCGCAGGAGCGCGAAGGGGTGAGTACGATTGCGTTCAAAGCGGAAATGGACAGCCAAGAGGGGCTTGAAAATGCGAAAAAACTGTTGATCGAAAAAGGGGTCGATGCGGTGTGCTACAATCTTCTCGACGACGCCAAAAGTTTCGGCGGGGAAGAGAACACGGTCACCTTCATCACCAGGGAAGAACAGATCGATCTGGGGCGCCATACCAAAATCGACCTTGCCGAAAAAATTTTACATCACGCACAAGCCTGCAGCTTATGAGCAACCGCGCACGCCACATCGCCATCATCATGGACGGCAACGGCCGATGGGCGCAGGCCCAGGGTAAAAACCGCACCGCCGGGCACGAAAAAGGGGCCGAAACTGTCCGCCGGATCACCACGTTCTGCGCCGAAAACGACGAAATCGAGCGTCTGACCCTCTATGCGTTCAGCACCGAAAACTGGAAACGCCCCAAACTCGAAGTGGAATTTTTGATGAAACTCCTCGAAAAATACCTCAAAAACGAGCTAAAAACGTATCTTGAAGGAAACATCCGCTTCGAACCCATCGGGGACCTTTCCTCTTTCTCCCCCTCTTTGCGCAAGACGATCGAGCGGGTACGGGAAGAGACGGCCCGTTGCAGCGGGCTGGTGCAGAGCCTCGCGCTCAACTACGGCGCGCAGGACGAAATCGTCCGCGCCGCGAATGCGCTCCTAGGGCGGGGAGAGACCATCAGCGCCGAGTCGCTCGGCCACGCCCTCGATACGAACGAAAACGTCGATCTGCTGATCCGCACCGGGGGAGACCACCGACTCTCGAACTTTCTGCTGTGGCAGTCGGCGTATGCCGAACTCTTCTTTACCGACACGCTGTGGCCCGATTTTACGACTGCAGAATTTGAACGGATCATCAAAAAATTCAAAACCGTCGAAAGACGCTTCGGAGGGCTTAACTGATGGAATGGATACTGGTATTTCTCCTCGGCGCCGCCGTCGGTTCGTTCATGAACGTGGTCATACTCCGCCTTCCCAAAGACGAAAGTGTTTCGTTTCCCGCATCGCACTGCATGAGCTGTAACGCGCCGCTGCGCTTTTACCACAACATCCCGATACTCTCCTGGCTTTTCCTGCGCGGGAAATGCGGTTTCTGCGGCGCGAAAATCTCGCTGCAGTACCCCCTCGTTGAACTGCTGGGCGGACTTATTTTCCTCCTTAGCGCGATGAAACTGGGGATTTCCCTCCCTGCCGCCGGGATCGCGCTTGCCTTTGTGCTTCTGCTGGCCCTCTCGGTCATCGACTACCGATACAAAATGGTCCCCGACAGCCTCAACCTCGCAGCCCTCACCCTCGCGGTGATCAGCGCGACTTCGTTCGCCCATCTGACGTACAATTTCCAAAACGCCCTCCTCTTTGCCGGGGGATTCACCCTGCTGCGCTTTTACCTCTCCTACGCGATTAAAAAAGAGGCTATGGGCGAAGCCGACATCATGATCGCGGCGACGATGGGAGCGATTTTGGGGATCCAGCTTGCGCTCGCGGCGATTTTCATCGGGGCGCTGCTCGCCCTCCCCGCACTTCTGCTGACCCGCACCGAAGACGAAGACTCACAGCAGCTCCCCTTCATTCCCTTCCTCGCGACGGGGGCATGGATCGCCTTAATGTTCGACGGATACATCACTACCTACCTGGCAGGCCTCTATGGATAAACTACGACGCTATATCCTCTCGAACCTTTCGCTGCTGTTCTTTTCGATTTTCCTGCCGCTGTTTGCGATTGCGTCGGTCATCTTCATGATCAAGCTAGCCACCTACACGGCCGTCATCCAGCTGAGCCTCGCGGAGATGGGGAAACTCTACCTCTTCGTCCTCCCCGAACTGCTGTTTTACACCCTCCCGATCTCGTTTTTCGTCAGCGGAGCGCTCACCCTCTATCGCCTCTCGAACGATAACGAAATGGTCGTCGTTTTTTCCTTGGGGATCCCTCCGCGCTTTATCGCCCGGGTCCTCGCCGCTCCGGCACTGCTCCTCTCGCTGCTGCTGTTTATCGATTATCTGATCGTCACCCCCTACATCAAGACGATCTCGGCCAACTTCCTCGACCAGAAAAAAGCCGAAGCGAAATTCAACCTCTCGGCTTCGGAATTCGGCCATAACTTCGGGGAGTGGATGCTCTTCATCAACAAAAGCGACAACGCCGAACGCGCCTACGGCGACATCGTCCTTTTCAGCAAAGAGATGAAAGACGAGATCCTCATTTCGGCCAAAAGCGCCGAACTGATCAATAACAACGGAGTCTTGCAGTTTCGCCTCAGCAAAGGGGAAAGCTACAGCTACAACGACGAGGTTTTCAAACAGATGCCGTTCGAAACGGCCTATATCAACGATATGATGAGCACGGAGCAGACCCGTTACGTCGATACCCTCGATTACTGGACGAACGAAGACCGCCGCGACAAAAAAAACCAGCTCCTCATCACCAACACCCTCCTTAGCCTCTTTCCGCTTCTCTCGGTATGGC
This genomic interval carries:
- the coaBC gene encoding bifunctional phosphopantothenoylcysteine decarboxylase/phosphopantothenate--cysteine ligase CoaBC produces the protein MLIPSTLLAGKKILLGVTGSIAAYKSLELVRLYTKAGADVRVVMSPAAQKFVQPLSFEALSRNGVLDDTNESWADDFNHIKISQWADVMVIVPATANTIAKLANGIADTILTQCALAFAGPKVLAPSANTNMIQNPMIQGSLKMLAMADYEIVSTQTKELACQTTGDGAMAEPLDIFFETARLLLKDPFWEDRRVVVTGGGTREKIDEVRYVSNFSSGKMAKAIALSLYLKGSDVCYITTKGSEGLPKAIYTIDVDDAAEMLEYTRDAIRVAKKGKLSKPSLTSTEAIGLIQKRPYLFMVAAVADFTPRFPQRGKLKKSALGENWQVELTRTSDILSTLAQEREGVSTIAFKAEMDSQEGLENAKKLLIEKGVDAVCYNLLDDAKSFGGEENTVTFITREEQIDLGRHTKIDLAEKILHHAQACSL
- a CDS encoding di-trans,poly-cis-decaprenylcistransferase, with product MSNRARHIAIIMDGNGRWAQAQGKNRTAGHEKGAETVRRITTFCAENDEIERLTLYAFSTENWKRPKLEVEFLMKLLEKYLKNELKTYLEGNIRFEPIGDLSSFSPSLRKTIERVREETARCSGLVQSLALNYGAQDEIVRAANALLGRGETISAESLGHALDTNENVDLLIRTGGDHRLSNFLLWQSAYAELFFTDTLWPDFTTAEFERIIKKFKTVERRFGGLN
- a CDS encoding A24 family peptidase, with amino-acid sequence MEWILVFLLGAAVGSFMNVVILRLPKDESVSFPASHCMSCNAPLRFYHNIPILSWLFLRGKCGFCGAKISLQYPLVELLGGLIFLLSAMKLGISLPAAGIALAFVLLLALSVIDYRYKMVPDSLNLAALTLAVISATSFAHLTYNFQNALLFAGGFTLLRFYLSYAIKKEAMGEADIMIAATMGAILGIQLALAAIFIGALLALPALLLTRTEDEDSQQLPFIPFLATGAWIALMFDGYITTYLAGLYG
- a CDS encoding LptF/LptG family permease, which translates into the protein MDKLRRYILSNLSLLFFSIFLPLFAIASVIFMIKLATYTAVIQLSLAEMGKLYLFVLPELLFYTLPISFFVSGALTLYRLSNDNEMVVVFSLGIPPRFIARVLAAPALLLSLLLFIDYLIVTPYIKTISANFLDQKKAEAKFNLSASEFGHNFGEWMLFINKSDNAERAYGDIVLFSKEMKDEILISAKSAELINNNGVLQFRLSKGESYSYNDEVFKQMPFETAYINDMMSTEQTRYVDTLDYWTNEDRRDKKNQLLITNTLLSLFPLLSVWLMIALGVVHARHQKRWIYLWMFLAIVGFYAAAIMTQKWLDFHTIWATALVWFILSYGFYRRLVGRRF